Below is a genomic region from Erigeron canadensis isolate Cc75 chromosome 7, C_canadensis_v1, whole genome shotgun sequence.
CAATTAGCTATCCACAACGTattttaaatagttgtatattttGCGGTAAAATACGTACACTTGTTGTGGATGCTAAAAAGTATTGTCAAATTACACTATCCTAATATACAACCTTACTAGAGACAATTTCGCATTTCAAATATATGTTCTTAATAaaattaggaaaatgataattacagccctaagggctgtcactaacaacatattacatgcttaaaaacttgtacattatatattaaaaaccgtctcctgatttttctaacagcaaggtacaaattttaatacacccaattagtttttactgacaaccctaagggctgtcattaacaaaacccatAAAATTAATTGAGATTAACTTTATGTAACACATTTTCAAGCACGAAGGAGCAACGGAGGTAGAAGTTTTGAAAGCTGAAATCGCGAAGCTGCGTAAGGGGCAGAAGTGAGTTCCTTAATGTAATTCTTTTAAAGCTTGAATTTGTGCTAGCTAGCTAGAACTGTATTGTAAAACTtaataatatgaaattttaGTTATTCCTATATATTTGGTAAAATTAATTCTTGAAGGTTGATGATGGGAAAAGAGTTGGAAGGTTTGAACTACAAGGAGCTCGATAATTTGGAGCGTCAACTCTACGATGGCATGTTAGCAGTTAAAAATCGAAAGGTGTTCATCGTTTACCTCATTATCATTTTGATGTGATCTTTCATGAAGTattaattctttctttttttattacataGCTTAATTACACTTACAAGACTATGTATTCCTGTTATGTTTCAGGATATGGTATTGTTGGAAGAGATTGAACAAACAAAATTGCGGGTATAATGTTAAGTAATTACTTCATTGATAGTTGTTTAATGTTTACGATATCTAAAAAACgttaaacttaattaattaaaccatGAATATCTATGATAGTTTGGTTAAGAACTACTATTATACAATCTTAACCTTCATTTCTATTTCATCTAAGAAGTAAGATTAGTTCCATAAATTACTTAGAAAATTAGAGTTAACCAATGAACAACTTAATTATCATGACATAGTGTTTTCCTAATCTTACAACTATAACCATCTGTTGATATACAGGAACAAAAGACTATGCAAGAAAATGAATCTTTGAGGAAACAGGTAATTAAATTAAGTTTCATAGATGATTGTCAATAGAGTTGGTGACCCATTGTTAAGGTATTCATCTGTGTTCGGGTCTCAATTCCCACATTTGTGGGATGGAATAAATAGATTTTTTGAGAGTTCTGGATTTCATATCAAACATGCGTGTAATTTAATTAGGAGTAGTAGTAGATTAgaatgccgttaaaaaaaaattaataataaatgataTCGATGATCTTGACAAAGTAAAATTATGCACAGCTCTTGGTTTAGTGGTCGGAGACGAGATGAACAAagtaatatatgtatacatcTTTTCTTTGCAGATTGCAGAATACATAAACAAACCAACAACAAACCATGAAATCCGTCAAATAGGGCGAACGAGTCCTTTCGTAAGGCCAAGTCCCCTTACATATCTCAGGCCAGAAAATGGAGATGTTGCTATTTCTTTGCATCTAGGGTATGTAATCCTTGCAATTATTGTCAACATAACAAAAATCATACAAGAGTTCATGTTAGTTTTCATCCTTTAAATTTAACATTTGCAGGTTATCACCAGTTAATGATTATCAAAAGAGAAAAATTCCTAAAATCGAGCTCGATCCATAAATTTTGAAGACTATATTGAAACGTTTCCTACTGTTTTACAATTTCACAACAATGTTAGTTTTCAGTACTAATGAGTGATTAAAATTGTAGCTTTGTTTGAGAAGTACTATACACATCTCGCTTTTCTTATTTGAGCGTCTTTTGGTGTCAATCAAGTCAATATAAGCGTTTGTGCGTGTGATATATCACTATACGCAATGATCATCATACCGATAAGGCCATAATTAATATAGGATGTGGGTAAAACATTAATCAATCAAGGTGATCTATTTTTGCTAACGACTTTATTACTCGTATCACTTAATAATTGTGTTACTATTAAAAAACGATTAATTCtcttaaccaaatagcctaataatccttctaattatgagatgatgacatgtggaaaaatcaggggttaagattaggaaagagaattagtggataccacatgtcacattCTTAATGTAAATtaga
It encodes:
- the LOC122608618 gene encoding MADS-box transcription factor 23-like translates to MPTKVPNMFGSPSSSSSGGLVCCSREGEREKTKKKTMGRARIEIKKIENVSSRQVTFSKRRAGLMKKARELAILCDAEVGVIIFSSTGKQYEFASSCLHNIISRYERNLDVAQNIMVGIQHEGATEVEVLKAEIAKLRKGQKLMMGKELEGLNYKELDNLERQLYDGMLAVKNRKDMVLLEEIEQTKLREQKTMQENESLRKQIAEYINKPTTNHEIRQIGRTSPFVRPSPLTYLRPENGDVAISLHLGLSPVNDYQKRKIPKIELDP